One Roseimaritima multifibrata DNA window includes the following coding sequences:
- a CDS encoding ribulokinase: MTSVSLGLDFGTESVRALLVDTEGNPCGIGESVYQHGQIVDSLPHRDVPLPPRYALQSPDDWLNSAAEATGKALLQSGLNAESVVGIGVDFTSCTMLPTLRDGTPLCCLEQWADKPLAWPKLWKHHGAIEQTARMNAVARERAEPFLQRYGGTIGLEWFFPKMLETIEQAPEVAEAAQVWLEGGDWLVWQLVGGDAENLTRSTCQAGYKAMWSAADGYPSADYLAALDPRLAEAAAQRMPGILRAPGELAGGLDPAMADKFGLLPGTPVAAAIIDAHAAVPGVGAASPGTLVMVLGTSSCHMLNATIERDVPGVAGMVAGGILPGLVGYETGQAAVGDAFAWLRKLLGLDSFEGLTADAMRLPPGAEGVRCVDWMNGCRTPLMDGNLRGMFAGLGLNHGPAHLYLALLEASAFGLRWIVELLRENDVPIDSFIATGGLPHHNRAIVEVYADVLNETIEIHPSKQGPATGAAVLGMMVSQSDQVHFASVSEAATAMAAVPESERDLVSARPERAAVYDDLYIQYRRWAEMLTKMES; this comes from the coding sequence ATGACCTCCGTTTCTCTAGGACTTGATTTCGGAACCGAATCGGTGCGTGCCCTGTTGGTCGATACCGAAGGAAATCCGTGTGGTATTGGCGAGAGTGTTTACCAGCATGGGCAAATTGTGGATTCGTTGCCGCATCGTGATGTTCCCCTGCCACCTCGATACGCTTTGCAATCGCCGGACGATTGGTTGAATTCGGCTGCCGAGGCGACAGGAAAGGCACTTCTGCAGTCAGGGTTGAATGCGGAATCGGTTGTCGGGATTGGAGTCGATTTTACAAGTTGCACGATGTTGCCGACTTTGCGGGATGGGACGCCGCTCTGCTGTCTGGAACAGTGGGCGGATAAGCCCTTGGCGTGGCCCAAACTTTGGAAGCATCACGGTGCGATTGAGCAGACGGCCCGAATGAACGCGGTGGCGCGAGAGCGGGCCGAACCGTTTCTCCAACGCTATGGAGGGACGATCGGTCTGGAATGGTTTTTTCCAAAAATGCTGGAAACCATTGAACAGGCTCCGGAAGTCGCCGAAGCCGCTCAGGTTTGGCTGGAAGGTGGAGACTGGCTGGTCTGGCAATTGGTTGGTGGCGATGCCGAAAATCTGACTCGTTCGACATGCCAAGCCGGCTATAAGGCGATGTGGTCCGCGGCGGATGGTTATCCGTCGGCGGATTACCTCGCGGCGCTTGACCCTCGGTTGGCCGAAGCGGCAGCCCAGCGGATGCCTGGCATTCTGCGAGCCCCCGGTGAACTTGCCGGAGGATTGGATCCTGCGATGGCCGATAAGTTTGGATTGTTGCCGGGGACTCCTGTCGCAGCCGCCATTATCGACGCTCACGCGGCCGTTCCCGGAGTCGGCGCCGCTTCGCCGGGGACGCTTGTGATGGTTCTGGGAACAAGCAGCTGCCACATGCTAAACGCTACGATCGAGCGAGATGTTCCAGGAGTCGCGGGGATGGTTGCCGGAGGAATACTGCCGGGGTTGGTCGGTTATGAAACGGGGCAAGCGGCCGTGGGGGACGCCTTTGCTTGGCTGCGGAAATTGCTTGGCCTGGATTCGTTTGAAGGATTGACTGCCGATGCCATGCGGTTGCCGCCCGGAGCCGAAGGGGTTCGCTGCGTGGACTGGATGAATGGATGCCGGACCCCGCTGATGGACGGGAACTTGCGAGGCATGTTTGCGGGATTGGGGCTGAATCACGGGCCTGCCCATTTGTATTTGGCGTTGTTGGAAGCCTCCGCTTTTGGGCTTCGCTGGATCGTCGAACTGTTGCGTGAAAACGACGTCCCTATCGACAGTTTTATTGCCACCGGTGGACTGCCGCATCACAACCGTGCGATCGTAGAAGTCTACGCCGACGTCCTCAATGAAACGATTGAAATTCATCCTTCCAAACAGGGCCCCGCGACCGGAGCCGCGGTCCTGGGGATGATGGTTTCGCAATCCGATCAGGTCCATTTTGCCTCGGTAAGCGAAGCGGCGACCGCGATGGCTGCGGTTCCTGAATCCGAACGTGATCTGGTTTCCGCTCGACCCGAAAGAGCGGCTGTGTACGACGACTTGTACATCCAGTATCGTCGCTGGGCAGAGATGTTAACAAAGATGGAATCCTAA
- a CDS encoding aldehyde dehydrogenase family protein: protein MRMINTKLSINGNDVDGCGDSLTSRNPADSSLVFDGRSADGDQIQQAFAAAHEAQAGWEQTKLADRADILSEFVARLRLDATAIAEQVETEIGKFSSEANAEIEFASEHLLQTIAQIQKTMANVPSESTGHGSIHFRAIGVVLVIGAYCDPIRLPLEQIIPAILAGNSVVFKPSELTPAVGRRIVDSLLAAGLPAGVINLIQGDATVARAAIDDTRLNGLFVTGSRATGQAIHRQLGGRPEVLLAMRLGGNNPVLIASPESPQQVAAEIAESAFRTAGQRCLAPRRLIVIDDAAGRQFVDAFVQTIAELKTGLPKEPTTPQMGPLVSSRHANLLQQAEANFFAYGGEALVESSVAEGCGALVRPGLTDMTDCYDPVDEEWFGPLLQLYWVSDFQQGIERAAATDYGLAASLFGGDPTMFDTFAKQVPTGIATWNRTPSEIDSCQAWAGLKQSGNHRPTGAGIFGYCMSPIARD from the coding sequence ATGCGGATGATTAATACCAAGCTTTCGATAAACGGCAACGACGTTGACGGCTGCGGCGATTCTTTGACCAGTCGCAATCCAGCCGACAGTTCTTTAGTTTTCGACGGACGATCGGCTGACGGCGACCAAATTCAGCAGGCGTTCGCTGCCGCTCACGAAGCTCAAGCGGGCTGGGAACAAACGAAACTGGCAGATCGAGCCGACATCCTGAGTGAATTTGTCGCCCGGTTGAGACTCGACGCCACTGCGATCGCAGAGCAAGTCGAAACCGAAATCGGCAAATTTTCCAGCGAAGCAAACGCAGAAATCGAATTCGCCAGTGAGCACCTACTGCAGACCATCGCGCAGATCCAGAAAACGATGGCCAATGTCCCATCCGAATCGACTGGGCATGGATCGATTCACTTTCGGGCGATTGGCGTGGTGCTGGTCATTGGAGCCTACTGCGACCCTATCCGCCTTCCTCTTGAGCAAATTATCCCGGCCATCCTCGCGGGAAATTCGGTCGTTTTTAAACCGAGCGAGCTCACCCCGGCGGTCGGCAGACGGATCGTTGATTCCTTGTTGGCGGCCGGATTGCCAGCGGGGGTAATCAATTTGATTCAGGGGGACGCAACGGTCGCCCGCGCAGCGATCGATGATACGCGTCTAAACGGCCTGTTTGTCACGGGCAGCCGAGCCACCGGACAGGCGATCCATCGTCAATTGGGTGGACGGCCCGAGGTCCTCCTAGCGATGCGGCTAGGTGGCAACAATCCGGTCCTCATCGCATCCCCTGAATCGCCGCAGCAAGTGGCTGCCGAAATCGCTGAATCCGCATTCCGCACAGCGGGCCAGCGATGCTTGGCACCACGTCGATTGATCGTTATCGACGACGCCGCCGGGCGTCAGTTCGTCGATGCATTTGTACAGACGATTGCCGAACTAAAAACGGGTCTGCCCAAAGAACCGACCACGCCCCAGATGGGTCCCTTGGTTTCCTCCAGGCACGCCAATCTGCTCCAGCAAGCGGAAGCCAATTTCTTTGCCTACGGCGGCGAAGCCCTCGTTGAAAGCTCCGTCGCAGAAGGTTGCGGAGCCCTCGTCCGTCCCGGGCTGACCGACATGACCGACTGTTATGACCCCGTGGATGAAGAATGGTTTGGCCCGCTCTTACAGCTTTACTGGGTTAGCGATTTCCAGCAAGGAATTGAAAGAGCGGCTGCAACCGATTACGGATTGGCCGCCAGCCTATTCGGTGGCGATCCCACGATGTTTGACACGTTTGCAAAGCAAGTCCCCACCGGAATCGCGACCTGGAATCGGACGCCAAGTGAAATCGATTCATGCCAGGCATGGGCCGGACTAAAGCAGAGTGGCAACCACCGACCGACTGGAGCGGGGATCTTCGGGTACTGCATGTCTCCGATCGCAAGAGACTGA
- a CDS encoding DUF1553 domain-containing protein, producing the protein MIALRYLMLLGCAFQASLCLTAEDIDFNRDIKSVLSNRCFACHGPDPEQREAGLRLDTQEGAFEDLGGYSAVTPGSLEKSELWARIQSEDPDAVMPPPSMGDPLSPSERAAFKRWIEGGAVYAPHWSYIPPQATQPPLNLQTDLADNWAQTPVDAFILKRLQEAKLPPSPPASDAFLLRRLSLDLTGLPPTPEEADLFESDTAPDKVERMVDRLLSQPAAGERWAAVWLDLARYADSAGYADDPPRTIWPYRDYVIESFAGSKPFDQFTVEQIAGDLLPPETNVPVAATGFHRNTMTNSEGGTDDEEFRSAAIVDRVNTTFAVWMGSTMACAQCHTHKYDPFTHEEYFQVYAILNSTADADRRDESPTEPFFTASQQIQKSVLSAQRRPIETRLSADKIPTSPQQTEWEQSISTQQPQGRYVRIDLPGENRFLSLAEVEVWQAGQNIAPTGKAQQSSTGYGGEAKRAIDGNRDGNYDNNSVTHNNQEKSPWWELDLGSPQAVEAIEIWNRTGPGMRERLDGFRISLLDADKKVVFSETVKQAPAEQQRFAITSLPAELAAIVAIPADQRDAEQQDRLGRVFWQRQLDAIQQQIADITPRATVPVLQELPEPRSTNIHLRGSYLSPGKAVQPGVPAVFHDLPDEHVANRLGLAEWLVDRQNPLTARVMVNRVWEQFFGIGLVATSEEFGSQGELPSHPELLDWLAVEWMESDWDLQHLIRQIVLSATYQQSSDVSQLSLERDPTNRLLSRGPRFRLSAEAVRDQALAVSGLLSRTMFGPSVQPPRPTLGLKAAFGGSTDWKDSVGSDRYRRALYTEWRRSMPYPSMATFDAPSREVCILNRGTTNTPLQALVTMNDPVYIEASQGLARMTWQASNSHDDRLTWLFRRCLIRAPSDDEVAALNKLFKETAEWYASRETEANAMATNPLGPIPANISATSSELAAWTVLANVMLNLDETLQKR; encoded by the coding sequence GTGATTGCCCTCCGCTACCTGATGCTGCTGGGATGTGCTTTTCAAGCGTCCCTCTGCCTGACAGCCGAAGATATCGATTTCAATCGAGACATAAAATCGGTTTTGTCGAATCGATGTTTTGCCTGCCATGGCCCCGATCCAGAGCAAAGGGAAGCCGGCCTGCGGTTGGACACACAGGAGGGTGCGTTCGAGGACCTTGGAGGCTACTCAGCGGTCACGCCGGGCTCGTTAGAGAAAAGCGAGCTATGGGCCAGGATTCAGTCCGAGGATCCCGATGCGGTGATGCCTCCGCCCAGCATGGGGGACCCATTAAGTCCATCGGAGCGGGCCGCGTTTAAGCGGTGGATTGAGGGAGGCGCGGTTTATGCACCGCACTGGTCCTACATTCCGCCGCAAGCGACCCAACCGCCTCTCAACCTGCAAACGGACCTAGCGGACAACTGGGCCCAAACCCCGGTCGACGCTTTCATTTTAAAACGCTTACAAGAGGCAAAACTGCCACCCAGTCCGCCAGCGTCCGACGCTTTCTTGCTGCGTAGACTTTCCCTTGACCTGACCGGCTTGCCGCCCACTCCAGAGGAAGCGGACCTATTCGAAAGCGACACCGCTCCAGACAAGGTCGAACGGATGGTCGATCGCTTACTCAGCCAACCCGCCGCCGGAGAACGCTGGGCGGCCGTCTGGCTAGATCTTGCTCGCTACGCCGACAGTGCTGGCTACGCCGACGACCCACCGAGAACCATTTGGCCCTATCGCGATTATGTGATCGAATCCTTCGCCGGCAGCAAACCGTTTGATCAGTTCACCGTAGAACAAATCGCTGGCGACCTACTGCCTCCCGAGACCAATGTTCCCGTCGCAGCGACCGGGTTTCATCGCAACACGATGACCAACAGCGAAGGTGGCACCGACGATGAAGAATTCCGCAGTGCTGCGATCGTCGATCGCGTCAACACGACCTTTGCTGTTTGGATGGGATCGACCATGGCATGTGCGCAGTGCCATACCCACAAGTACGATCCGTTCACCCACGAGGAGTACTTCCAGGTCTACGCCATTTTGAACAGTACCGCCGATGCGGATCGCCGCGATGAATCGCCGACCGAGCCATTCTTTACGGCGTCGCAGCAAATACAAAAATCGGTTCTCTCGGCACAACGGCGTCCCATTGAAACAAGACTTTCCGCAGACAAAATCCCCACCTCGCCGCAGCAAACCGAGTGGGAACAGTCGATCAGCACGCAACAACCGCAGGGCCGGTACGTGCGAATTGACCTTCCCGGAGAAAACCGATTCCTCTCACTCGCCGAAGTCGAAGTCTGGCAAGCGGGGCAGAACATTGCCCCTACTGGAAAGGCCCAACAATCCTCGACCGGCTACGGCGGCGAAGCGAAGCGAGCCATCGACGGGAATCGAGACGGAAACTATGACAACAACAGTGTCACCCATAACAACCAAGAAAAATCGCCCTGGTGGGAATTGGATTTGGGGAGCCCCCAAGCTGTTGAAGCGATCGAAATCTGGAACCGCACGGGCCCCGGCATGCGTGAACGACTGGATGGTTTCCGGATTAGTCTGCTTGATGCTGACAAGAAGGTTGTCTTTAGCGAAACCGTTAAGCAGGCACCCGCTGAGCAACAGCGATTCGCAATCACCAGCCTCCCTGCCGAATTGGCTGCGATCGTCGCAATCCCTGCCGACCAGCGGGATGCCGAACAACAAGACCGGCTTGGGCGAGTGTTTTGGCAGCGTCAACTGGACGCGATACAGCAACAAATCGCCGACATCACGCCGCGGGCAACCGTCCCTGTACTGCAAGAATTGCCCGAGCCAAGATCAACGAACATTCACCTTCGAGGCAGCTATTTATCGCCCGGAAAAGCGGTTCAGCCCGGAGTTCCCGCCGTCTTCCACGACCTTCCAGACGAACACGTCGCCAATCGTCTGGGACTGGCCGAATGGTTGGTCGATCGGCAAAATCCGTTGACCGCACGCGTGATGGTCAATCGTGTCTGGGAACAGTTCTTCGGAATCGGGCTGGTGGCAACGAGCGAAGAATTTGGATCGCAAGGCGAACTCCCCAGCCACCCAGAATTACTCGACTGGCTAGCGGTTGAATGGATGGAAAGCGACTGGGACCTGCAACATTTGATTCGCCAGATCGTGCTCTCCGCAACCTATCAACAATCTTCGGACGTCTCGCAGCTGTCCCTGGAACGGGATCCAACGAACCGGCTGCTTTCCCGCGGCCCAAGGTTCCGGCTTTCTGCCGAAGCGGTTCGCGACCAAGCGTTGGCCGTTAGCGGACTGCTTTCACGAACGATGTTCGGGCCTTCGGTGCAACCGCCTCGACCAACGCTGGGCTTGAAGGCTGCGTTTGGAGGAAGCACCGACTGGAAAGACAGCGTGGGCAGCGATCGCTACCGACGTGCTTTGTATACCGAATGGCGGAGGTCGATGCCGTACCCTTCGATGGCGACGTTTGACGCGCCCAGCCGAGAGGTCTGTATTTTAAACCGCGGCACCACCAACACTCCGCTGCAGGCCCTGGTAACGATGAACGACCCGGTCTATATCGAAGCTTCGCAGGGCTTGGCACGGATGACTTGGCAAGCGTCCAATTCCCACGACGACCGACTGACCTGGCTGTTTCGGCGGTGCCTGATCCGGGCTCCTTCCGATGACGAAGTAGCGGCCCTGAACAAGCTTTTTAAAGAAACGGCCGAATGGTATGCATCGCGAGAAACCGAAGCGAATGCGATGGCTACCAACCCACTGGGCCCCATCCCAGCAAACATTTCCGCGACGTCAAGTGAGCTAGCCGCCTGGACCGTGCTGGCAAATGTGATGTTGAATTTGGATGAAACCCTACAAAAACGATAA
- a CDS encoding ABC transporter ATP-binding protein, whose translation MRSLEIEQLSKEYGKVVALDQLSLTVHEGERVALVGASGCGKTTLLRLISGLETASHGKVKIAGKDVTNASPRNRDVAMVFQDFALYPSQTVKQNLSLGMQFQHQPKKVINDRIAETAEAFNLTVLLDRYPEQLSGGEQQRVAVARALIRQPSVLLLDEPFSNLDARLREDFRFELLRLHQQFGTTMLHVTHDQNEAMWMGNRIAVMEAGKIVQLGTADELYYQPASRFVAAFFGSPPMNFFALNRNGDRWQTGDFCWPMDVAVSQDASGAEVGIRPEAFQIDLPGEGFSEADPLLFHATVVSVHALGPQLCLQCEWQKEQLCVICDRSATTRPLPLSGDDVTLRVSKQDLHLFEGEQP comes from the coding sequence TTGCGTTCCCTGGAAATCGAACAATTGTCGAAGGAATACGGAAAGGTTGTCGCTCTCGATCAATTGAGTTTGACGGTTCACGAGGGAGAGCGAGTCGCATTGGTTGGAGCCAGCGGATGCGGGAAAACAACTTTGTTGCGATTGATCTCCGGCTTGGAAACCGCCTCGCATGGAAAGGTAAAGATCGCCGGTAAAGATGTCACCAACGCCTCCCCACGCAACCGCGATGTGGCGATGGTTTTTCAAGACTTTGCGCTCTATCCCAGCCAAACGGTGAAACAGAATCTGTCACTGGGGATGCAGTTTCAGCATCAGCCGAAAAAGGTCATCAACGACCGCATTGCGGAGACTGCCGAAGCCTTTAATTTGACCGTTTTGTTGGACCGATACCCCGAACAGCTTTCCGGAGGCGAACAGCAAAGAGTCGCCGTTGCGCGGGCATTGATCCGTCAGCCGTCGGTCCTTTTGCTGGACGAACCATTCTCAAACTTGGATGCGAGGTTACGAGAAGATTTTCGGTTTGAACTTTTGCGACTGCACCAGCAATTTGGCACGACGATGCTCCATGTCACGCACGACCAAAATGAAGCGATGTGGATGGGGAACCGTATCGCGGTGATGGAAGCGGGCAAGATTGTCCAGCTAGGGACCGCCGATGAACTGTACTACCAACCGGCCAGTCGGTTTGTCGCGGCTTTCTTCGGTTCGCCTCCGATGAATTTTTTCGCTTTGAACAGGAACGGCGACCGATGGCAAACCGGAGACTTTTGCTGGCCAATGGATGTTGCTGTTTCTCAAGACGCCTCCGGTGCGGAGGTTGGTATTCGTCCCGAGGCGTTTCAGATTGACTTGCCCGGGGAAGGTTTTTCCGAGGCGGATCCTCTGCTGTTTCACGCGACGGTTGTTTCGGTTCACGCTCTGGGACCACAGTTGTGTCTGCAGTGTGAATGGCAGAAAGAGCAGCTGTGCGTGATTTGCGATCGATCGGCGACAACCCGGCCGCTGCCACTTAGCGGTGACGATGTGACGTTAAGAGTTAGCAAGCAGGACCTGCATTTGTTCGAGGGAGAGCAACCGTAA
- a CDS encoding fucose isomerase translates to MSKPLSPVTLIASGDLRESANQVCWPAQQAMEEALTAAIASHGWEVHRAHAYDDSRKHGFIASQREGIDVFKTIDPAAPLIVAEAVWQYSHHVLAGLMTHHGPILTVANWSGEWPGLVGLLNLNGSLTKAGVSYDSLWSKTFSDAAFRDALGGWLRGEGIQHDLSHVRPFQAGTANAEAFSVGNAVAETLLHDKAIMGVFDEGCMGMFNAIIPDALLNPLGVFKERLSQSALYYETKQVPDAEAQAVRDWLDQQGMRFHTGAVHATDLTDAQILDQCRMYIAALRIADDFGCDTIGIQYQQGLKDLLPASDLVEGMLNDSCRPPVRSRDGKRTLHEGRPLPHFNEVDECAGLDGLLTCRVQEALGQPVENTLHDLRWSDQDASGTVDDEVWVLEISGAVPASHFANGWADAEGFRQPAMYFPAGGSTIRGISKPGEVVWSRVYVEENRLKMDLGRATSVDLPRAETERRWNATTPQWPIMHAVLHGVSRDQMMARHKANHIQVVYANSAAEADTAMQAKAVAAVALGMEVAICGV, encoded by the coding sequence ATGTCAAAACCTCTTTCGCCGGTCACCCTTATCGCGTCCGGGGACCTTCGTGAATCGGCCAATCAGGTTTGCTGGCCCGCACAGCAAGCGATGGAAGAAGCCCTCACCGCAGCGATCGCAAGTCATGGCTGGGAGGTGCACCGCGCCCACGCCTATGACGATTCACGAAAGCATGGGTTCATCGCTTCCCAGCGAGAAGGAATCGACGTTTTTAAAACGATCGATCCCGCGGCGCCTCTGATCGTCGCCGAAGCGGTCTGGCAGTATTCGCATCATGTGTTGGCAGGTTTGATGACCCATCATGGTCCGATCCTTACGGTTGCCAACTGGTCGGGAGAATGGCCGGGGTTGGTGGGGCTGTTAAACCTGAACGGATCGTTGACGAAGGCAGGCGTTTCTTATGATTCGCTATGGAGCAAAACGTTTAGCGATGCCGCATTCCGTGATGCTTTGGGAGGCTGGTTGCGAGGCGAAGGGATTCAGCACGACCTGTCCCACGTTCGACCGTTTCAAGCGGGGACCGCTAACGCGGAGGCTTTTTCGGTTGGAAATGCTGTCGCGGAAACATTGCTTCATGACAAAGCGATCATGGGAGTCTTTGATGAAGGGTGCATGGGAATGTTCAATGCGATCATTCCCGATGCACTCTTGAATCCGCTGGGGGTTTTTAAAGAACGGCTAAGCCAGTCCGCTCTCTATTACGAAACGAAGCAGGTCCCCGATGCCGAGGCTCAGGCGGTTCGTGATTGGCTGGACCAGCAAGGGATGCGGTTTCATACCGGAGCGGTTCACGCGACCGATTTGACCGACGCTCAAATCTTGGACCAGTGCCGGATGTACATCGCTGCTTTGCGGATCGCGGATGATTTTGGCTGTGATACGATTGGCATCCAGTATCAGCAAGGGCTTAAGGATCTGTTGCCAGCGAGCGATTTGGTGGAAGGGATGCTGAACGATTCCTGTCGCCCACCGGTGCGATCAAGAGATGGAAAAAGAACGTTGCATGAAGGCCGCCCCCTGCCCCACTTCAATGAAGTGGATGAATGTGCCGGCCTGGACGGTCTGTTGACGTGCCGCGTTCAAGAGGCACTTGGACAACCTGTCGAAAACACACTGCACGATTTGCGTTGGTCCGATCAAGATGCTTCGGGGACCGTTGACGATGAAGTCTGGGTTTTGGAAATTAGCGGAGCGGTTCCCGCGTCCCACTTTGCCAACGGATGGGCCGACGCCGAGGGATTCCGGCAGCCGGCGATGTACTTCCCCGCAGGCGGAAGTACGATTCGCGGGATCTCCAAACCGGGGGAGGTGGTTTGGTCTCGCGTCTATGTTGAAGAGAATCGCTTGAAGATGGATTTAGGACGAGCGACCTCGGTCGACCTGCCTCGCGCTGAAACGGAACGGCGGTGGAATGCGACCACTCCGCAGTGGCCGATCATGCATGCCGTCTTGCACGGAGTCAGTCGAGACCAAATGATGGCCCGCCATAAGGCCAATCATATTCAGGTCGTCTATGCGAATTCAGCCGCCGAAGCCGATACGGCGATGCAGGCTAAAGCGGTCGCGGCGGTCGCCCTCGGGATGGAAGTCGCGATCTGCGGAGTTTAA
- a CDS encoding DUF1501 domain-containing protein — translation MNHPGKQNHNLHSASVLQQTRRQFLSGGALGVGGLYMASQGLMLPAPAAQGQEVASVTNPLTARAPHFPPRVKNIISIHLAGSPPTLDMFNYRPELNRLDGQPCPDSFLAGRKFAFTSGTPTLMGSPHKFEQVGQAGHWMSDTVTHLREVADELCFVHSMYTDQFNHAPAQLLLLTGSPRQGRPSMGSWVTYGLGSENQDLPGFVALISGGTQPSAGKNAWGSGFLPSVFQGVQCRSKGDPVLYVSDPPGMTRSLRRKSLDTLNELNQLQMQQSQDPETLTRIAQYELAYRMQASVPEAMDISRETAQTMENYGATVGGSSLANNCLLARRLVEQGVRFVQLFDWGWDFHGTSAGTGLGDGLRTKSASMDRPVAALIKDLRQRGLLDETLILWGGEFGRTPFREGRTAKSKVLGRDHYPDCYSIFMAGGGVRGGHQHGATDELGFGVASDGVHVHDLQATLLHQMGIDHERLTYRFQGRDYRLTDVHGKVVHELLT, via the coding sequence ATGAATCATCCTGGAAAACAAAACCACAACCTGCACTCGGCCTCCGTTCTGCAGCAAACTCGCCGGCAATTCCTTTCCGGTGGCGCGTTGGGCGTGGGAGGTCTGTATATGGCATCCCAAGGATTGATGCTTCCGGCACCCGCTGCCCAAGGCCAGGAAGTCGCGTCGGTCACCAACCCGTTGACCGCTCGTGCCCCCCATTTCCCCCCTCGAGTTAAAAACATCATTTCGATCCATCTAGCGGGCTCACCTCCAACGCTAGACATGTTCAATTACCGACCGGAGCTAAACCGTTTGGACGGGCAGCCTTGCCCTGATTCCTTTTTAGCTGGCAGAAAGTTCGCGTTTACAAGCGGGACGCCAACCTTGATGGGGTCGCCTCACAAATTTGAACAGGTCGGCCAGGCGGGACACTGGATGTCCGACACGGTCACCCACCTGCGCGAAGTGGCCGACGAGTTGTGTTTTGTCCATTCGATGTATACCGATCAATTCAATCACGCCCCCGCGCAGTTGCTGCTGCTGACCGGATCGCCACGCCAGGGGCGTCCCTCGATGGGTTCTTGGGTGACGTACGGTTTGGGATCCGAGAACCAAGACCTGCCTGGTTTCGTCGCCCTCATTTCGGGCGGGACTCAGCCGAGTGCGGGAAAAAATGCCTGGGGAAGCGGTTTCTTGCCGTCCGTATTCCAAGGCGTCCAGTGTCGATCGAAAGGGGATCCGGTTTTATACGTCAGTGACCCTCCAGGAATGACACGATCCTTGCGGCGTAAAAGCCTTGACACCCTCAACGAATTGAACCAGTTGCAGATGCAACAATCTCAAGATCCAGAAACACTGACACGAATCGCTCAGTACGAACTAGCCTATCGGATGCAAGCGTCCGTTCCGGAGGCAATGGACATCTCGCGAGAAACCGCTCAGACGATGGAAAACTACGGGGCCACCGTCGGCGGATCCAGCCTTGCCAACAACTGCCTGCTGGCGCGTCGATTGGTGGAGCAGGGCGTCCGCTTCGTGCAGTTGTTCGACTGGGGCTGGGATTTCCACGGCACCAGCGCGGGAACGGGACTTGGTGACGGCCTGCGGACCAAGTCGGCATCGATGGACCGGCCGGTCGCCGCATTGATCAAAGACCTGCGCCAACGAGGACTGCTAGACGAAACCCTGATCCTGTGGGGCGGCGAATTTGGGCGGACTCCCTTCCGTGAAGGACGGACCGCCAAAAGCAAAGTTCTGGGACGCGATCACTACCCCGACTGCTACAGCATTTTCATGGCTGGGGGTGGAGTTCGCGGCGGACATCAGCACGGTGCGACGGACGAACTAGGGTTTGGGGTCGCCAGCGATGGGGTCCACGTGCACGACCTGCAAGCGACCCTGCTGCACCAGATGGGAATCGATCACGAACGACTGACTTATCGTTTCCAGGGACGTGATTATCGATTGACGGACGTCCACGGAAAAGTCGTCCACGAATTGCTGACCTAG
- the msrB gene encoding peptide-methionine (R)-S-oxide reductase MsrB, which translates to MTCRASRISRRNALFLTATCAGGLVGISVFAEDSLSDGSQEPQANDFDVPFLVPEYSPKSKRELRRDLNSMQYRVTQEAGTETAFRNLYWNNKRKGLYRCVVCELPLFTSDTKFKSGTGWPSFYAPLSNQVVGVKKDWKMVFPRIEVHCARCKSHLGHVFDDGPAPTGKRFCMNSASFKFETAAEVEEAPVQQDRSQPAPQADTQ; encoded by the coding sequence ATGACCTGCCGTGCCAGTCGTATCTCTCGCCGCAACGCGTTGTTCCTGACCGCAACCTGCGCGGGCGGTTTAGTGGGCATTTCAGTCTTTGCAGAAGATTCCCTCTCGGACGGATCGCAAGAACCACAGGCGAACGACTTCGACGTTCCCTTTTTGGTCCCAGAGTACAGCCCCAAAAGCAAACGCGAATTACGCCGCGATCTGAATTCGATGCAGTACCGCGTCACACAGGAAGCGGGTACGGAAACGGCCTTCCGAAACCTGTACTGGAACAATAAGCGGAAAGGTTTGTACCGCTGCGTCGTCTGCGAACTCCCCCTCTTTACCTCCGACACAAAATTTAAATCGGGGACCGGCTGGCCCAGTTTCTACGCTCCGCTTTCCAATCAGGTCGTCGGCGTCAAGAAAGACTGGAAAATGGTCTTTCCTCGAATCGAAGTCCATTGTGCACGCTGCAAATCGCATCTGGGACATGTCTTTGATGACGGCCCGGCACCGACGGGCAAACGGTTCTGCATGAACAGTGCGTCGTTTAAATTCGAAACGGCTGCCGAAGTCGAAGAAGCTCCGGTTCAACAGGACCGTTCCCAGCCCGCTCCGCAAGCCGATACGCAGTAG